The Halomonas sp. KG2 genome segment CGAGAGTAAAGTACCTACTAACATGGCCGGTATATCGATAAGCTGAGGGTCTTTCAGTAAGTTGATTGCCTCAAGACCACCCGCCAGCACAATGACAGGAATTGACAGTAGAAATGAAAACCGTGCTGCGCCCTCTCGACTCATCCCCACCATTAATGCCGCTGTAATAGTGATGCCTGAGCGCGAGGTACCTGGAATGAGTGCCAATACTTGAGCGCCGCCGATGATGAGCACATCTTTTAACGTCATCTGGTATTCGCTACGCGTGCCGCGTTTTTTCCAGTCTGCGTAACCAAGTAGCAGACCAAAAACAATCAAACTGGCACCAATGATCAGCGTAGAGCGCATGTAACCTGAGATCACATCGTGAAGCAAAAACCCGATAATACACACTGGCAAGGTGGCAATAACGACCCAAAACGCCAACATGGCATCATCATTAACCGCTTGGCCGCGAAGTGCGGCCAAGCTGCTAGCGATCATTCTGCCAATTTCATGCCGAAAATAGATCACCACAGCGCTTAAACTGCCAAGATGCAGCGCCACATCAAAGGCAAGGCCCTGATCTTCCCAGGCAGTCAAAACAGGTACCAATATAAGGTGAGCCGAACTCGATATAGGTAAAAATTCTGTGAGCCCCTGAACTACCGCTAACACAACTACCTGTAACCAATCCATGGGTTATCCCGTGCTTAACTATTAATGATATTTAGGTGCTTTGTGACATTCATGCGCTCGCAATGGCGCTAAGGATACACATCCCTTAATTCATTGTCCGCATCCAGCATACGAGCAAATTCACAAGAAGGTATAGCGCTAAGGCACTGTGCGCTACAATAGACATCTATTGGAAGTATGTGCCCCAGCAAGGTCCCTCATGACTCAGACCGTAGAATCGCCAGTGGTTCCCAAGCATGAGCTAGATAGCCGAGAAGCCAAGCGTGTTACCTATATTGGCGCCTGGCTGGATGGCTTGTTGAGCATTGTTAAAGTCGTGGTCGGCTTTTGGGTGGGCTCGGCGGCGCTGATTGCCGATGGTATCCATTCACTCTCAGATCTTGTGACCGACGGTTTTGTGCTAGCCGCTATTCACTACGGCCGCCAGGAACCCGACGATGATCACCATTATGGTCATGGCCGTATCGAAACCCTAACGACGCTACTGCTGGGTAGCGTACTGATCTTTGTGGCGGGTGGTATCGCCTGGTCTAGCCTTGATCGTTTGTTTAGTGGTACCGAAGTCAGTGCCCCTGGCATGGTGGCCATTGTCATTACAATCATCGCTTTGTTCAGTAAAGAGTGGATTTTTCGCTATACCATGCGCGTTGCTAAACGCGTTAAATCTAAGCTATTAGAAGCAAACGCTTGGCATTCCCGCAGCGATGCACTCTCCACCGCAGTGGTATTGGTTGCATTAATTGGCGCGCAGTTTGGTTTAGGCTGGCTAGATGCCGTCGCCGCCATCATTGTTGGCTTATTAGTTGGCAAAGTAGGTTGGGACTTACTTTGGGAGTCAGCCAGAGAATTAGTCGATACCGCACTGCCTGAAAGCGTTCAACGGCAAATGCATGACGTTGCTCAAAGCGTTCCAGGAGTCGACAGCGTTCATGACTTACGCACCCGCCAGTCTGCAGGTTGGGTCATGGTCGATTTACATGTGGTGGTCGGGCCAAAAATCACCGTGTCTGAAGCCCATGAAATCGGCAACGAAGTAAGTCGACGTTTACGGCATGAGTTTCCGTTGCTCACCGATGTGATCTTTCACATTGACCCCGAAGATGATGCCGGAGAAGGCGATCCCAGCCGTCTCCCCGGCCTTCCACTGCGGCCCGAAGTAGAAGCAGCGCTGAATGAGCGCTGGTATATGCATCCTGTCTGGCGCACGTTAACCGAGCTGCAACTCCACTATTTGGACGATAAAGTGTCGGTATCGCTGATTATTGGCGATTCCGTACACCAGCCTCCCCAGTGCTTAGCCAGCCAACTAAAGGCGCTCGCCAGCGATATTGAGTGGCTGGGCCACGTAGAAGTTATGTTTATTACCCGCGCAGCCAGCAGTGCCATGCGTTAAATAAAAACAAGCTATACGTTTGCTAATATGGCGGTGGCAATGGTGAAGTAAATCAGTACCCCAGAGGCATCAATTAACGTTGTTACCAACGGGGCTGAAGCAGTGGCAGGGTCGACCTTAAAGCGCTCTAGTACAAACGGTAGGCACATGCCGATCATGCTACCAAACAGAACAATGGTCACCATGCTTAACGCCACGATGATGGCAACTGCTTCACCGCCACGAAAAATCCCGATAGGTGCTACTGCAATTGCCATGGTGATGCCCAGTGAGCCAGCGACCAGCAGTTCACGGCCTAGCATCTTACTCCAGTCTTTCACACCAATATCGCCAGTCGCCATGCCGCGTACCATCAGCGTAGCTGCCTGAGCCCCAGCGTTACCTCCACTACCAATCAGCAACGGCAGGAAAAAAACCAGCGCAACTTGGGCTGCGATCGTGTCCTCAAAGTAAGCAATGCCAGCGCCTGAAAAAAGATTGGCAAATACCAGCAGTACCAGCCAAGTAACACGCTTGCGGTAAAGGCTCCACAGCGGAACACGGCTAACACCATCCTCTAACTGGCCGATAGACATCCCCTTGTGGATATCTTCTGTAGCTTCAGATTCGGCAACGTCCATGGCGTCATCGTGGGTGACGATGCCGACCATACGGCCATCAGCATCCAACACAGGCAACGCCAGCAGGTCATAGCGAGCCACAATGCGCGCCACCTCTTCTTGCTCTTCATCGACCGGTGTACTGATAACATCTTTAATCATAATGTCATCAACTAACGCCCCAGGGCGAGCCACCATCAGTTGGCGCAGCGACATAGTCCCGATTAGCTGGCCACTACTGTCGAGTACATAAAGCTGATACACCGTTTCCGCATCTGGGGCCGTTTGGCGAACCCGCATCATGGCTTGTGACACCGTCATGCCACTGGCTATGGCAACATAGTCAGAGGTCATGATCGCGCCAGCCGTACCTTCTTCGTAGCTTGCTAAGCGTTTAAGATCTTCTCGCTCTTGGTGAGCCATACGGCGTAACAGCGCTTCTCGACGGTCCTCATCTAAGAGATTAAATAAATCCGCCCGTTCATCGGAGCCCATCTCCTCAAGAAGCTTAAGTACCTGGGTATCCGACAGCTTACCGACTACCTCAAGCTGGCTTTCTCCTGGTAAGTAACCCAGGACATTGGCAGCGCGCTCGGCAGACAGAATATCCAACAGACAGAGTGCCGCAGGCAACTCCTCATCGTCTTCAATCATCTCCTCAAGCACTTCACCGATATCCGCCGAGCGAGTTTCGGCCAAACGCAAAGATAGTACTGATTTACTAGGCGCTTCCTTGGCCAGCTCGTCGAGCAGTTCGGTTTTTAATTCCTGCAAGGCTTCATCGTTCAATGACATCGCTATCTCCCTTTGTGCAGACGCACATTGTGCAGGTGAAGTGTTACAGACGAGCATCCCTATGCTGAATGCGTTTTCTCATAGTACCAGACAAAAAAAACGCTCCTTAAACCCTTTCGGGTTCAAGGAGCGCTTTATGCACGCTAGCGCGTGTCTTAGCCTTTACCCGCCTTTTTGCGCAGCTGCTGAATCGTTCGCAGCTGTGCAACGGCTTCGGCAAGTTCAGCGGCAGCACGGGTATAATCCAGCTCCGATGACTTTTCATTAAAGGCTTTCAACGCCTGCTGACGCGCTTCTTCAGCAGCGGCCTCGTCGAGGTCACTAGCACGCGTCGCTGCATCTGCCAGGATCGTAACAGTGGTGGGCTGTACTTCCATAAAGCCACCCGTGACAAAGAAGTGCTCTTCCTTGCCACCATCGTGGATCACGCGAACCGGGCCCGGTTGAAGCTCGGTCAGCAGCGGGGTGTGCCCCGGCAAAATGCCGAGGTCACCCATAATCCCTGCAGCTACCACCATCTCGACAGTACCTGAGAAGATGGAATCTTCAGCGCTGACGATATTGCAAGTGAAGCTATTCGCCATAGCGAATCCCCCTAATGGACGGGATTACTTCTTCATCTGGTTGGCTTTTTCGACAGCTTCGTCGATGGAGCCTACCATGTAGAAGGCCTGTTCCGGCAGGTTGTCGTACTCGCCCGCGAGGATGCCCTGGAAGCCACGAATCGTATCTTTCAAAGAAACATACTTACCGGGCGAACCAGTGAATACCTCAGCGACGAAGAACGGCTGCGACAGGAAGCGCTGGATTTTACGCGCACGAGATACAGCCAACTTATCTTCATCAGATAACTCATCCATACCCAAAATCGCGATGATATCCTTCAGCTCTTTGTAACGCTGCAGAACGTTCTGTACACCACGTGCTACATTGTAGTGCTCTTCGCCAACGACCAGCGGATCTAGCTGACGCGACGTAGAGTCCAGCGGGTCAATCGCAGGATAAATACCAAGCTCTGCAATTGAACGTGCCAATACAACGGTGGCGTCCAAGTGCGAGAAGGTCGTCGCCGGCGATGGGTCAGTCAAGTCATCCGCAGGTACGTAAACAGCCTGCACAGACGTGATAGAGCCCGTTTTAGTAGAGGTGATACGCTCTTGCAGAACGCCCATCTCTTCAGCCAGCGTCGGCTGGTAACCTACCGCAGAGGGCATACGACCCAACAGAGCAGATACTTCAGTACCGGCCAGGGTGTAACGATAGATGTTATCGACGAACAGCAGAACGTCGCGGCCTTCATCACGGAATTTCTCAGCGATGGTTAGGCCGGTCAGCGCAACACGCAGACGGTTGCCGGGCGGCTCATTCATCTGACCGTAAACCAGCGATACCTTGTCGATAACGTTGGACTCAGTCATTTCGTGATAGAAGTCGTTACCCTCACGCGTACGCTCACCTACACCGGCGAATACAGAGTAGCCGCTGTGCTCGGTGGCGATGTTGCGGATAAGCTCCATCATGTTAACGGTTTTACCAACACCCGCACCGCCGAATAGACCCACTTTACCGCCCTTAGCGAACGGGCAAACGAGGTCGATAACCTTGATACCGGTTTCCAACAGCTCATTGGAAGCTGCTTGGTCAGCGTAGCTTGGTGCTTTACGGTGGATTGGCATGCGTTCTTGCTCGCCAATCGGGCCAGCTTCATCAATCGGCTCACCGAGCACGTTCATGATGCGACCTAGCGTTTCCTTACCAACGGGTACGGAAATCGCGGTACCTGTGTCGGTCACGTCCAAGCCACGTTTCAAGCCCTCAGTAGAGCCCATGGCAATGGTGCGCACCACGCCGTCGCCCAGCTGTTGCTGGACTTCGAGGATGGTCTCAGCATTAGAGACCTTCAGCGCGTCGTAGACCTTGGGCACAGAGTCCCGCGGAAACTCTACGTCAATCACCGCGCCGATGATTTGTACGATACGTCCGCTCATCTTGGTTCCTCTCAAAAACCTGCAAATGAAACCTGTCTGCCGGGAGCTACCTTTGCGATAGCTAGCTCCCTAGGCGTTATACGGCAGAAGCGCCGCCGACGATCTCAGAAATTTCCTGGGTGATGGCGGCCTGACGGGCCTTGTTGTATACCATCTCCAGATCGTCGATCAGGTTGCCCGCGTTATCAGTGGCACTCTTCATAGCGATCATTCGGGCGGCCTGTTCGCACGCACCATTTTCGACTACCGCCTGATACACCTGTGATTCGATGAATCGAACCAACAGGCTGTCTAGCAACGCCTTGGCATCCGGTTCATACAGGTAGTCCCAGCTTCCGGGACGGGCGTTTTCTTCGTCATGCTTCGCGTCTTCGCCCATATCGGACGACAACGGAAGAAGCTGACGTACGACGGGCCGCTGCGTCATGGTGTTAACAAATTCGTTATACACCACAAACAAGCGGTCAATACGTCCTGCGTCGTACGCTTCTAACATGACCTTTATACTACCGATCAGTCCTTCGACAGTCGGCGACTCTCCTAATCCGCTCTTGGCAGCAACCAGGTTGCCTCCATAGTTGCGGAAAAAGGCGCCGGCTTTAGAGCCGAGGGCGCAGAAGTCTAGCTCAGCGTCTTGCTGTTTCCAGACAACGGCATCTTTCACCACTGCCTTAAACAGGTTGACGTTTAAGCCACCACACAGACCGCGGTCAGTAGATACCACAATGTAACCAACGCGCTTCACCTCACTCCGCTCGACCATGTAGTCGTGCTTGTATTCGGGGTTTGCGTCAGCAATGTGGCCTACCACATTACGAATCTGCTTGGCATACGGCTGGCCAGCCTTCATCAGATCTTGTGCTTTACGCATTTTAGATGCAGCCACCATTTCCATGGCGCTGGTAATCTTCTGCGTATTTTTAATGCTCCCGATCTGGGTGCGTATCTCTTTTGCAGCTGCCATAGCGATCTACCCTTCGTTCGTGGCTCTCAGAAAGCATGCAAGCCCGCCCGCAGGCGGGCCGGACATTACCAGCTCTGAGTCGCCTTGAACTTCTCGAGACCTGACTTCAAGCCGTCCTGAATCTCGCCGTTGTAGTCGCCGGTCTGGTTGATCTTATCGAGCAGATCGTTGTGCTCAGACTTCATGTAATCGTGCAGAGCACGTTCGAAGTCCAACACTTTATCGACGCTCACATCATCCAGGTGACCTTCGTTAGCGGCGTACAGAGACAGCGCCATTTCCGCCACTGACATCGGCGAGTACTGCTTTTGCTTCATCAGTTCGGTAACGCGTTGACCATGCTCAAGCTGCTTACGGGTCGCTTCATCAAGATCAGAAGCAAACTGCGAGAACGCCGCTAGCTCACGGTACTGAGCCAAGGCCAGACGAACACCGCCACCCAGCTTCTTGATAATTTTGGTCTGCGCAGCACCACCAACACGAGAAACCGATAGACCTGCGTTAATCGCCGGACGAATACCGGAGTTAAACAGGTTGGTTTCCAAGAAAATCTGACCATCGGTGATCGAGATAACGTTGGTCGGAACGAACGCAGAAACGTCTCCACCTTGGGTTTCGATAATCGGCAGTGCGGTCAAAGAACCGGTTTTGCCTTTTACTTCACCGTTAGTAAACTTCTCAACGTAATCAGCATTAACGCGCGCAGCGCGCTCTAGCAGACGTGAGTGGAGATAGAAAACGTCACCAGGATAGGCCTCACGACCCGGCGGACGACGCAGCAGTAGTGATACCTGACGGTAAGCCACAGCCTGCTTGGAAAGATCATCATAAACGATCAGTGCGTCTTCACCACGGTCACGGAAGTACTCACCCATGGTGCAACCAGAATAAGCGGCCAAGAACTGCATCGGTGCCGGATCAGCAGCGCCAGCAGCGACAACAATGGTGTGTTCCAGCGCGCCGTGTTCTTCTAACTTGCGTACCACGTTAGCAATGGTCGACTGCTTCTGACCAATCGCCACGTAAACACAAGTAACGCCTTTGCCTTTCTGGTTGATGATCGCATCGATCGCAATGGCAGACTTACCAATCTGACGGTCACCGATGATCAGCTCACGCTGACCACGACCGATTGGCACCATGGCGTCGATGGACTTCAAACCTGTTTGGATCGGCTCGTCAACGGACTGACGGGTAATAACGCCAGGCGCTACTTTTTCTACCGCATCAGTCATTTTGGCGTTGATATCGCCTTTGCCGTCGATGGCATTACCCAACGCATCGACCACACGACCTACCAGCTCAGGGCCTACCGGCACTTCTAGGATACGACCCGTACACTGAGCGGTCATGCCTTCTTGAAGTTGCAGGTAGTCACCCAAGACAACGGCACCAACGGAGTCACGCTCCAGGTTCAGTACCATGCCAAAAATGCTGTTAGGGAATTCAATCATTTCACCAAACATCGCGTCTTCGAGGCCGTGAATTTTCACGATACCGTCGGAAACGCTGACAATGGTGCCCTGATTACGGGCTTCGGATGCGACGTCAAGCTTCTCAATTCGCTGCTTGATGATGTCGCTGATCTCGGAAGGATTCAGTTGCTGCATGCCATGTCCCTCAGACTCAAGCGGTCAGCGCTTCGGAAAGGCGGTTCAATCGACCACGTACCGAACCGTCAATAACGGTATCGCCGGCACGTAGGATGACACCACCAATAAGCGTCTTGTCCACTTGAGTAGTAATGGAGATTTCGCGATTCAGACGTTTCTTAAGCGCGTTCGCTAGCTTGGTCTGCTGTGCGGCAGTCAGCTTATAAGCTGACGTCACCGTCACATCAACACGCTGTTCATGTTCGGCACGTAAGTACTCGAACTGTTCAGCAATGAAGGGCAGTGCTAACAAACGACCTTGGTCAGCCAGGGTATCCAAAAACCGCGACAGGTCTTCCTGCTTTTCGGGCAACATATCCGAAAGCAGCGCTACCTTTTTGTCGTTTTCAAGTTTTGGACTACCCAACAGACGACGTAGATCGCTGTCAGCTACCGCAGCGCTTAAAAAACCAAGCGCTTGGGTCCAGCTATCAAGCGCCTTATGATCACGCGCGTATTCAAACGCCGCCTTAGCGTAAGGACGAGCGACGGTAAGTAATTCCGCCATGGGTCACCTCCTTACAGTTCAGCAGCAAGCTCATCAAGTAACTTGCGATGTGCTTTCTCGTCGACCGAAGCTTCTAGCACACGCTCGGCACCAATAATGGCAAGATGAGAAACTTGGGCACGAAGCTCGTCTTTTGCACGATTAACTTCTTGCTCAATTTCAGAACGTGCACTAACCATGAGGCGTTCGCCTTCGGCGCGGGCCTGTTCGCGTGCTTCTTCAACCATTTGAGCAGAGCGCTTATTGGCTTGCTCGAGGATTTGAGAAGCCTGCTCCTTGCTTTCACGCAGCGTTTGCTCAGCACGTTCTTGAGCAAGCTCAAGATCGCGAGTAGCACGGCTGGCTGCGTCTAAGCCATCAGCAATTTTCTTTTGACGCTCGTGAAGCGCGTTGCTGATCGGAGGCCACACATACTTTATGCAAAACCAGACAAAGATCGCGAAGGCGATCGTCTGCCCGATAAGCGTCATGTTGATATTCACAGGGATGTACCTCTGACAAGTTCGTGGCGACCGGAGTGAAACAAAACCGAGCGGGACTGCCGCCCGGCTAAGCTGTCATTAACCGGCAACAACGAAGATCAGGTACATCGCGATACCAACACCGATCATCGGTACAGCATCCAGCAGACCAGCCATTAGGAAGGTTTTGGTTTGAAGTTGGTCACCAAGCTCCGGCTGACGAGCCGTAGATTCGATCAGTTTGCCACCGAGGATAGCGAAACCGATACCGGTGCCCAAAGCGCCTAAGCCGATCATGATGGAGGCAGCAATGTAGATTAGTTCCATGGTAATGCTCCTAGTTTTTCAAGTTAAAGGTCAAGGTTGAGGGTTGATGTTAAGGGTTAATCTCTAACAAGCAGCACGTCTTAGTGATGCTCGTGCGCAGCGCTTAAATACACTACTGACAATACGGTAAAAATGAATGCCTGAAGAACGACAATCAAGATGTGGAAAATCGCCCACGGCACGTCGAGTACCCAGATCGCCCAGAACGGCAGCATAGCAATCAAGATAAAAATAACTTCACCGGCAAACATGTTGCCGAAAAGACGCATCGCCAAGCTGAACGGTTTAACAAGTAGGGCAACGATTTCAAGCAGCAAATTGAATGGAATCAAGGCCCAATGGTTGAAGGGTGTCAATGAAAGCTCTTTGGCAAAGCCTCCAACGCCTTTCACCTTGAAGCTGTAGTAAAGAATCAGACCGAAAACACCCAGCGCTAGCCCCAATGTGGCATTAACATCGGTAGTCGGCACAATCTTCATGTAGTCGACGCCCAATTTACTGAACAACACGGGGAAATAGTCGACCGGGATAATTTTCAGCGTGTTCATGAATA includes the following:
- a CDS encoding F0F1 ATP synthase subunit epsilon, with amino-acid sequence MANSFTCNIVSAEDSIFSGTVEMVVAAGIMGDLGILPGHTPLLTELQPGPVRVIHDGGKEEHFFVTGGFMEVQPTTVTILADAATRASDLDEAAAEEARQQALKAFNEKSSELDYTRAAAELAEAVAQLRTIQQLRKKAGKG
- the atpA gene encoding F0F1 ATP synthase subunit alpha is translated as MQQLNPSEISDIIKQRIEKLDVASEARNQGTIVSVSDGIVKIHGLEDAMFGEMIEFPNSIFGMVLNLERDSVGAVVLGDYLQLQEGMTAQCTGRILEVPVGPELVGRVVDALGNAIDGKGDINAKMTDAVEKVAPGVITRQSVDEPIQTGLKSIDAMVPIGRGQRELIIGDRQIGKSAIAIDAIINQKGKGVTCVYVAIGQKQSTIANVVRKLEEHGALEHTIVVAAGAADPAPMQFLAAYSGCTMGEYFRDRGEDALIVYDDLSKQAVAYRQVSLLLRRPPGREAYPGDVFYLHSRLLERAARVNADYVEKFTNGEVKGKTGSLTALPIIETQGGDVSAFVPTNVISITDGQIFLETNLFNSGIRPAINAGLSVSRVGGAAQTKIIKKLGGGVRLALAQYRELAAFSQFASDLDEATRKQLEHGQRVTELMKQKQYSPMSVAEMALSLYAANEGHLDDVSVDKVLDFERALHDYMKSEHNDLLDKINQTGDYNGEIQDGLKSGLEKFKATQSW
- a CDS encoding F0F1 ATP synthase subunit B, translated to MNINMTLIGQTIAFAIFVWFCIKYVWPPISNALHERQKKIADGLDAASRATRDLELAQERAEQTLRESKEQASQILEQANKRSAQMVEEAREQARAEGERLMVSARSEIEQEVNRAKDELRAQVSHLAIIGAERVLEASVDEKAHRKLLDELAAEL
- a CDS encoding undecaprenyl-diphosphate phosphatase; the protein is MDWLQVVVLAVVQGLTEFLPISSSAHLILVPVLTAWEDQGLAFDVALHLGSLSAVVIYFRHEIGRMIASSLAALRGQAVNDDAMLAFWVVIATLPVCIIGFLLHDVISGYMRSTLIIGASLIVFGLLLGYADWKKRGTRSEYQMTLKDVLIIGGAQVLALIPGTSRSGITITAALMVGMSREGAARFSFLLSIPVIVLAGGLEAINLLKDPQLIDIPAMLVGTLLSGISAYVCIHYFLVVIKKLGMQPFVVYRVLFGAWLLWFFHF
- the atpG gene encoding F0F1 ATP synthase subunit gamma; translated protein: MAAAKEIRTQIGSIKNTQKITSAMEMVAASKMRKAQDLMKAGQPYAKQIRNVVGHIADANPEYKHDYMVERSEVKRVGYIVVSTDRGLCGGLNVNLFKAVVKDAVVWKQQDAELDFCALGSKAGAFFRNYGGNLVAAKSGLGESPTVEGLIGSIKVMLEAYDAGRIDRLFVVYNEFVNTMTQRPVVRQLLPLSSDMGEDAKHDEENARPGSWDYLYEPDAKALLDSLLVRFIESQVYQAVVENGACEQAARMIAMKSATDNAGNLIDDLEMVYNKARQAAITQEISEIVGGASAV
- the atpD gene encoding F0F1 ATP synthase subunit beta, with translation MSGRIVQIIGAVIDVEFPRDSVPKVYDALKVSNAETILEVQQQLGDGVVRTIAMGSTEGLKRGLDVTDTGTAISVPVGKETLGRIMNVLGEPIDEAGPIGEQERMPIHRKAPSYADQAASNELLETGIKVIDLVCPFAKGGKVGLFGGAGVGKTVNMMELIRNIATEHSGYSVFAGVGERTREGNDFYHEMTESNVIDKVSLVYGQMNEPPGNRLRVALTGLTIAEKFRDEGRDVLLFVDNIYRYTLAGTEVSALLGRMPSAVGYQPTLAEEMGVLQERITSTKTGSITSVQAVYVPADDLTDPSPATTFSHLDATVVLARSIAELGIYPAIDPLDSTSRQLDPLVVGEEHYNVARGVQNVLQRYKELKDIIAILGMDELSDEDKLAVSRARKIQRFLSQPFFVAEVFTGSPGKYVSLKDTIRGFQGILAGEYDNLPEQAFYMVGSIDEAVEKANQMKK
- a CDS encoding cation diffusion facilitator family transporter gives rise to the protein MTQTVESPVVPKHELDSREAKRVTYIGAWLDGLLSIVKVVVGFWVGSAALIADGIHSLSDLVTDGFVLAAIHYGRQEPDDDHHYGHGRIETLTTLLLGSVLIFVAGGIAWSSLDRLFSGTEVSAPGMVAIVITIIALFSKEWIFRYTMRVAKRVKSKLLEANAWHSRSDALSTAVVLVALIGAQFGLGWLDAVAAIIVGLLVGKVGWDLLWESARELVDTALPESVQRQMHDVAQSVPGVDSVHDLRTRQSAGWVMVDLHVVVGPKITVSEAHEIGNEVSRRLRHEFPLLTDVIFHIDPEDDAGEGDPSRLPGLPLRPEVEAALNERWYMHPVWRTLTELQLHYLDDKVSVSLIIGDSVHQPPQCLASQLKALASDIEWLGHVEVMFITRAASSAMR
- the atpE gene encoding F0F1 ATP synthase subunit C, which gives rise to MELIYIAASIMIGLGALGTGIGFAILGGKLIESTARQPELGDQLQTKTFLMAGLLDAVPMIGVGIAMYLIFVVAG
- a CDS encoding F0F1 ATP synthase subunit delta, translated to MAELLTVARPYAKAAFEYARDHKALDSWTQALGFLSAAVADSDLRRLLGSPKLENDKKVALLSDMLPEKQEDLSRFLDTLADQGRLLALPFIAEQFEYLRAEHEQRVDVTVTSAYKLTAAQQTKLANALKKRLNREISITTQVDKTLIGGVILRAGDTVIDGSVRGRLNRLSEALTA
- the mgtE gene encoding magnesium transporter, with amino-acid sequence MSLNDEALQELKTELLDELAKEAPSKSVLSLRLAETRSADIGEVLEEMIEDDEELPAALCLLDILSAERAANVLGYLPGESQLEVVGKLSDTQVLKLLEEMGSDERADLFNLLDEDRREALLRRMAHQEREDLKRLASYEEGTAGAIMTSDYVAIASGMTVSQAMMRVRQTAPDAETVYQLYVLDSSGQLIGTMSLRQLMVARPGALVDDIMIKDVISTPVDEEQEEVARIVARYDLLALPVLDADGRMVGIVTHDDAMDVAESEATEDIHKGMSIGQLEDGVSRVPLWSLYRKRVTWLVLLVFANLFSGAGIAYFEDTIAAQVALVFFLPLLIGSGGNAGAQAATLMVRGMATGDIGVKDWSKMLGRELLVAGSLGITMAIAVAPIGIFRGGEAVAIIVALSMVTIVLFGSMIGMCLPFVLERFKVDPATASAPLVTTLIDASGVLIYFTIATAILANV
- the atpB gene encoding F0F1 ATP synthase subunit A yields the protein MAAGNEVSTTYYIQHHLQNLTFGKHPENGWSLAHSAEEASEMGFWAIHLDTMGWSIAMGLLFIWLFRKAGKMATTGVPGGLQNAVEMVFEFVEDMIKGAFKGHNPIIAPLALTLFVWILFMNTLKIIPVDYFPVLFSKLGVDYMKIVPTTDVNATLGLALGVFGLILYYSFKVKGVGGFAKELSLTPFNHWALIPFNLLLEIVALLVKPFSLAMRLFGNMFAGEVIFILIAMLPFWAIWVLDVPWAIFHILIVVLQAFIFTVLSVVYLSAAHEHH